One Vairimorpha necatrix chromosome 7, complete sequence DNA segment encodes these proteins:
- a CDS encoding septin ring organizing protein MID2-like, which produces MDKKKKNDEDKDIIDFMELVEENIQNNKNDKYDETEENNIFDIKPLMEDIDSFTMRESNITQDMNNVLIQENIMQDEHQVSVQDANIMQDEVNAIQDNIIQDEVNVSIQDMNENSNANNVIIQDVPNVSIQDNILQDEQEVSINEELKVLNQKVELMAREIEDNEKLNKMRSPVDFNPKKTEIISTERSIILCKNDSLLFNGEDIKLKKYPGYLFINIYNIDKYISSSSDVESVFVRMETKDFYYETDNYPEDSNIKINNLFVLRLKSQDKFKMKFVLNQNKSGRVVKSSECEICIDKDFLNNVHNVLHELKAEWSPYRPDNIFKKFLNFFSSDLSDALYLKMFFCYISQEEFDKVDIPMPNSLFDLGKWLNIRKHFYNTWFSGFCNMRGINVEICTHLWKRRFIKVHGYKILIYNEITKNLLGIFDLVNFTNEKEINERENKYKIINNEKSIEFHFDSKEKYLTFKKVMTALL; this is translated from the coding sequence GATTTTATGGAGTTAGTTGAAGAGAATATACAGAATAATAAGAATGACAAGTATGATGAAACAGAAgagaataatatttttgacattaaGCCATTAATGGAAGACATTGACAGTTTTACCATGCGTGAAAGTAATATTACTCAAGACATGAATAATGTATtaatacaagaaaatattatgcaAGATGAACATCAAGTATCAGTACAAGATGCCAATATTATGCAAGATGAAGTTAATGCAATACAAGACAATATTATTCAAGATGAAGTTAATGTATCGATACAAGACATGAACGAAAATTCTAATGCAAATAATGTAATTATTCAAGATGTCCCTAATGTATCAATACAAGACAATATTTTGCAAGATGAACAAGAAGTTTCTATAAATGAAgaattaaaagttttaaatcaGAAAGTCGAACTTATGGCTAGAGAAATAGAAGACaatgaaaaattgaataaaatGAGATCTCCTGTAGATTTTAATCCCAAAAAGACTGAAATTATCTCCACAGAGCGCTCAATTATTCTTTGTAAAAATGACAGTTTACTTTTTAATGGCGAAGACATTAAACTCAAGAAATACCCTGGTTAtctttttatcaatatttacaatattgataaatacatttcttCATCTTCAGATGTAGAAAGTGTTTTCGTCAGAATGGAGactaaagatttttattatgaaaCAGATAATTATCCAGAAGATtccaatataaaaattaataatctTTTTGTCTTGAGACTTAAGTCTCaggataaatttaaaatgaaattcGTCTtgaatcaaaataaatcagGACGAGTTGTAAAATCAAGTGAATGTGAGATTTGTATTGATAAAGATTTCCTTAATAATGTTCATAATGTTTTACATGAACTTAAAGCTGAATGGTCTCCGTATAGACcagataatattttcaagaaatttttaaatttcttttctaGTGATCTATCAGATGCTTTGTATTTGaagatgtttttttgttatatttcTCAAGAAGAATTTGATAAAGTTGATATTCCCATGCCTAATTCTCTATTTGATTTAGGAAAGTGGTTGAATATTAGGaagcatttttataatacgTGGTTTTCTGGATTTTGTAATATGAGAGGAATAAATGTAGAAATTTGTACACATTTATGGAAGagaagatttattaaagttCATGGATATAagatattaatttataatgagATTACTAAGAATTTATTAGGAATATTTGATCTAGTGAATTTTACTAATgagaaagaaataaatgagagagaaaataaatataagatAATTAATAATGAGAAGTCTATTGAGTTTCATTTTGACAGTAAAGAGAAGTATTTAACATTTAAGAAGGTAATGACAgcattattataa